A window from Solanum stenotomum isolate F172 chromosome 5, ASM1918654v1, whole genome shotgun sequence encodes these proteins:
- the LOC125864934 gene encoding F-box protein At5g06550, with the protein MLGSKSLLFKQQKRKRKNGKIKKSKRISVSAKEETVAEPYQIAPEEEEEEEEEEEEDEGFSLKSSAQSDSYGVQPLGNLYFNPSSHNSRNTGLGNLQTLTDELVLDILGLLEGTHLGILSTVSKGFYIFCNHEPLWRNLVLETCKGGFLFKGCWRSTFVTAYRPSFPVLSFGLKVRDFYSDYLFQSWLCANLEMKPEWLERDNIVRRKGISLDEFVMDFEEPNKPVLLEGCLENWPGLEKWNRDYLVEKCGDVKFSVGPVEMKLEDYFKYSDQVREERPLYLFDPKFAEKIPQLGKDYDVPMYFNEDLFSVLGNERPDYRWIIIGPAGSGSSFHIDPNSTSAWNAIIKGSKKWILFPPDVVPPGVHPSPDGAEVASPVSIIEWFMNFYNATKNWKKRPIECVCKAGEVIFVPNGWWHLVINLEDSIAITQNFVSRRNLVNVLEFLKKPNACTLVSGTSDRVNLHDKFKNAIEAHLPGTIDELTLKDEEKKAQQNKPSFWESVTDSNAGAFRFSF; encoded by the exons ATGCTGGGTTCCAAGAGCTTGTTATTCAAGCAGCAAAAACGAAAGAGAAAAAATGGTAAGATTAAGAAATCAAAGAGAATTTCTGTTTCTGCAAAGGAAGAAACGGTAGCGGAACCATACCAAATAGCaccagaagaagaagaagaagaagaagaagaagaagaagaagacgaaggTTTCAGTTTGAAATCTTCAGCACAATCAGATTCCTATGGAGTTCAGCCACTTGGGAATCTTTATTTCAACCCATCATCtcataattcaagaaatactgGTCTAGGTAATCTTCAGACTTTAACTGATGAGCTTGTTCTTGATATTTTAGGTCTTTTGGAAGGTACCCATTTGGGTATTTTGTCAACTGTTAGCAAAGGTTTCTATATTTTCTGTAATCATGAACCCCTTTGGAGGAATCTTGTATTGGAGACTTGTAAAGGTGGGTTCTTGTTTAAGGGGTGTTGGAGGTCTACTTTTGTTACTGCATATAGGCCTTCATTTCCAGTTTTGAGTTTTGGTTTGAAAGTTAGAGACTTTTATTCTGATTACTTGTTTCAGAGTTGGTTATGTGCTAATCTTGAAATGAAACCTGAATGGCTAGAGAGGGATAATATAGTGAGGAGGAAAGGAATTTCTCTTGATGAGTTTGTGATGGATTTTGAGGAACCGAATAAGCCGGTTTTGTTAGAAGGGTGTTTGGAGAATTGGCCTGGATTGGAGAAATGGAATAGGGATTATCTTGTTGAGAAATGTGGGGATGTGAAATTTTCAGTCGGGCCGGTGGAAATGAAGCTTGAAGACTACTTTAAGTACTCTGATCAAGTGAGGGAAGAAAGGCCCTTGTATTTGTTTGACCCAAAGTTTGCGGAGAAAATCCCTCAATTAGGAAAGGATTATGATGTCCCGATGTACTTCAATGAGGATTTGTTTAGTGTTTTGGGTAATGAGAGGCCAGATTATAGATGGATTATAATTGGACCTGCAGGGTCTGGCTCGTCATTCCACATTGATCCAAATTCTACCTCCGCTTGGAATGCAATAATCAAAGGATCCAAGAAATGGATATTATTTCCCCCTGATGTGGTGCCACCAGGGGTTCATCCAAGTCCCGATGGTGCAGAAGTAGCAAGTCCTGTTTCAATCATAGAATGGTTCATGAACTTTTACAACGCAACCAAGAATTGGAAAAAGAGACCTATTGAATGTGTCTGCAAGGCGGGTGAAGTTATCTTTGTACCTAATGGATGGTGGCATTTGGTCATCAATTTAGAGGATTCAATTGCCATTACCCAGAACTTTGTTAGCAG GAGGAATTTAGTGAATGTTTTGGAGTTTCTAAAAAAGCCTAATGCTTGCACTCTTGTGTCTGGAACAAGCGACAGAGTCAATTTGCACGACAAATTTAAGAATGCCATTGAAGCACATCTTCCTGGTACTATTGATGAGTTGACTCTGAAAGACGAGGAGAAAAAGGCGCAGCAGAACAAACCTTCCTTCTGGGAGTCAGTCACTGATTCAAATGCAGGCGCTTTcagattttctttttga
- the LOC125864931 gene encoding calcium-dependent protein kinase 20-like isoform X1 gives MGNNCVGPKLANNGFLQSVTAAVWKPNQSENLPLPNEGEPNSENSVDSSKGTVDRSGVQGNPPPHLMINADTQMGVKENNDVVIANDVTVTDKPPVEGVKQNKPTHVRRTSSIGVQIESVLGRKTGNLKEIYSLGRKLGQGQFGTTFLCLGKSCGKQYACKSIAKRRLTTEEDVEDVRREIQIMHHLAGQPSVVQIVGAYEDAVAVHVVMELCAGGELFDRILQRGHYSEKKAAELARVIVGVVEACHSLGVMHRDLKPENFLFADQEEESTLKAIDFGLSVFFKPGEIFNDVVGSPYYVAPEVLRKHYGLECDIWSAGVIIYILLSGVPPFWDETEQGIFEQVLTGELDFASEPWPAISESAKDLVRKMLVRDPKKRLTAHEVLCHPWVRVGGVAPDKPLDCAVLSRLNQFSAMNKLKKIAIRVIAESLSGEEIAGLKEMFKMIDADNSGHITLEELKTGLERVGANLNDSEIVSLMQAADVDNSGTIDYGEFIAAMLHLNKIQKEDHMYAAFSYFDEDGSGYITQDELQKACDKFGLSNIPIEELMREVDQDNDGRIDYSEFVAMMQDTGFGDKGSKSVL, from the exons ATGGGGAATAATTGTGTTGGACCTAAATTGGCTAACAATGGGTTCTTACAATCTGTTACTGCAGCTGTGTGGAAACCTAATCAGTCGGAGAATTTACCACTCCCAAATGAAGGGGAACCTAATTCAGAGAATTCGGTTGATTCATCGAAAGGCACGGTGGATAGATCTGGTGTTCAAGGTAATCCACCTCCACATCTTATGATAAATGCTGATACTCAAATGGGTGTTAAAGAGAATAATGATGTAGTGATTGCTAATGATGTTACTGTTACTGATAAGCCCCCTGTGGAAGGGGTGAAACAGAACAAGCCTACTCATGTTAGGAGAACGTCGAGTATTGGGGTTCAGATTGAATCTGTTTTAGGACGAAAAACAGGTAATTTGAAGGAGATTTATAGTTTAGGGAGGAAGTTAGGACAAGGGCAGTTTGGGACGACGTTTTTATGTTTAGGGAAGTCATGTGGGAAGCAATATGCGTGTAAGTCCATTGCGAAAAGGAGGTTGACAACTGAGGAGGATGTAGAGGATGTGAGGAGGGAGATTCAGATAATGCATCATTTGGCAGGACAACCAAGTGTGGTACAGATTGTGGGGGCGTATGAGGATGCTGTTGCAGTTCATGTTGTAATGGAGCTTTGTGCAGGGGGGGAGCTTTTCGATAGGATTTTACAAAGAGGGCATTATTCAGAGAAGAAGGCAGCTGAACTTGCAAGAGTAATAGTAGGTGTTGTAGAAGCATGTCATTCCTTGGGTGTTATGCATAGGGACCTGAAACCCGAAAACTTTCTATTTGCTGATCAGGAAGAGGAATCAACTCTGAAGGCGATTGACTTCGGATTATCAGTGTTCTTCAAGCCAG GTGAAATCTTCAATGATGTTGTTGGAAGCCCTTACTATGTGGCCCCAGAAGTGTTGCGGAAGCATTATGGTCTAGAATGTGATATTTGGAGTGCTGGAGTCATTATTTATATACTGCTTAGCGGCGTTCCCCCATTTTGGGATG AGACGGAGCAAGGAATATTTGAACAAGTTTTAACAGGGGAACTTGACTTTGCATCAGAACCCTGGCCTGCTATATCAGAAAGTGCAAAAGATTTAGTCAGAAAAATGCTGGTGAGAGATCCCAAAAAGCGGTTGACAGCTCATGAAGTTCTTT GTCATCCATGGGTCCGTGTTGGTGGGGTTGCTCCAGATAAGCCTCTTGATTGTGCTGTTCTAAGTCGCCTCAATCAGTTTTCTGCaatgaataaattaaagaagataGCAATCAGA GTAATTGCTGAAAGTCTGTCTGGAGAGGAAATTGCAGGACTGAAGGAAATGTTCAAAATGATAGACGCAGATAATAGTGGACACATTACACTAGAAGAACTGAAGACGGGTTTGGAAAGAGTGGGTGCCAATCTGAACGATTCAGAAATTGTTAGTTTAATGCAAGCG GCAGATGTTGATAATAGTGGTACCATTGATTATGGCGAGTTTATAGCTGCTATGCTCCATCTAAACAAAATTCAGAAGGAAGATCACATGTATGCcgctttttcatattttgatgaAGATGGTAGTGGATATATCACGCAGGATGAGCTCCAAAAGGCTTGTGATAAGTTTGGTTTAAGCAATATTCCCATCGAAGAGCTTATGCGTGAAGTTGATCAAGATAAT gatGGACGCATCGATTACAGTGAATTTGTAGCGATGATGCAAGACACTGGCTTTGGTGACAAAGGAAGCAAAAGTGTGTTGTAA
- the LOC125864931 gene encoding calcium-dependent protein kinase 20-like isoform X2, giving the protein MGNNCVGPKLANNGFLQSVTAAVWKPNQSENLPLPNEGEPNSENSVDSSKGTVDRSGVQGNPPPHLMINADTQMGVKENNDVVIANDVTVTDKPPVEGVKQNKPTHVRRTSSIGVQIESVLGRKTGNLKEIYSLGRKLGQGQFGTTFLCLGKSCGKQYACKSIAKRRLTTEEDVEDVRREIQIMHHLAGQPSVVQIVGAYEDAVAVHVVMELCAGGELFDRILQRGHYSEKKAAELARVIVGVVEACHSLGVMHRDLKPENFLFADQEEESTLKAIDFGLSVFFKPGEIFNDVVGSPYYVAPEVLRKHYGLECDIWSAGVIIYILLSGVPPFWDETEQGIFEQVLTGELDFASEPWPAISESAKDLVRKMLVRDPKKRLTAHEVLCHPWVRVGGVAPDKPLDCAVLSRLNQFSAMNKLKKIAIRVIAESLSGEEIAGLKEMFKMIDADNSGHITLEELKTGLERVGANLNDSEIVSLMQAADVDNSGTIDYGEFIAAMLHLNKIQKEDHMYAAFSYFDEDGSGYITQDELQKACDKFGLSNIPIEELMREVDQDNDGRIDYSEFVAMMQDTGFGDKGSKSVL; this is encoded by the exons ATGGGGAATAATTGTGTTGGACCTAAATTGGCTAACAATGGGTTCTTACAATCTGTTACTGCAGCTGTGTGGAAACCTAATCAGTCGGAGAATTTACCACTCCCAAATGAAGGGGAACCTAATTCAGAGAATTCGGTTGATTCATCGAAAGGCACGGTGGATAGATCTGGTGTTCAAGGTAATCCACCTCCACATCTTATGATAAATGCTGATACTCAAATGGGTGTTAAAGAGAATAATGATGTAGTGATTGCTAATGATGTTACTGTTACTGATAAGCCCCCTGTGGAAGGGGTGAAACAGAACAAGCCTACTCATGTTAGGAGAACGTCGAGTATTGGGGTTCAGATTGAATCTGTTTTAGGACGAAAAACAGGTAATTTGAAGGAGATTTATAGTTTAGGGAGGAAGTTAGGACAAGGGCAGTTTGGGACGACGTTTTTATGTTTAGGGAAGTCATGTGGGAAGCAATATGCGTGTAAGTCCATTGCGAAAAGGAGGTTGACAACTGAGGAGGATGTAGAGGATGTGAGGAGGGAGATTCAGATAATGCATCATTTGGCAGGACAACCAAGTGTGGTACAGATTGTGGGGGCGTATGAGGATGCTGTTGCAGTTCATGTTGTAATGGAGCTTTGTGCAGGGGGGGAGCTTTTCGATAGGATTTTACAAAGAGGGCATTATTCAGAGAAGAAGGCAGCTGAACTTGCAAGAGTAATAGTAGGTGTTGTAGAAGCATGTCATTCCTTGGGTGTTATGCATAGGGACCTGAAACCCGAAAACTTTCTATTTGCTGATCAGGAAGAGGAATCAACTCTGAAGGCGATTGACTTCGGATTATCAGTGTTCTTCAAGCCAG GTGAAATCTTCAATGATGTTGTTGGAAGCCCTTACTATGTGGCCCCAGAAGTGTTGCGGAAGCATTATGGTCTAGAATGTGATATTTGGAGTGCTGGAGTCATTATTTATATACTGCTTAGCGGCGTTCCCCCATTTTGGGATG AGACGGAGCAAGGAATATTTGAACAAGTTTTAACAGGGGAACTTGACTTTGCATCAGAACCCTGGCCTGCTATATCAGAAAGTGCAAAAGATTTAGTCAGAAAAATGCTGGTGAGAGATCCCAAAAAGCGGTTGACAGCTCATGAAGTTCTTT GTCATCCATGGGTCCGTGTTGGTGGGGTTGCTCCAGATAAGCCTCTTGATTGTGCTGTTCTAAGTCGCCTCAATCAGTTTTCTGCaatgaacaaattaaagaagataGCAATCAGA GTAATTGCTGAAAGTCTGTCTGGAGAGGAAATTGCAGGACTGAAGGAAATGTTCAAAATGATAGACGCAGATAATAGTGGACACATTACACTAGAAGAACTGAAGACGGGTTTGGAAAGAGTGGGTGCCAATCTGAACGATTCAGAAATTGTTAGTTTAATGCAAGCG GCAGATGTTGATAATAGTGGTACCATTGATTATGGCGAGTTTATAGCTGCTATGCTCCATCTAAACAAAATTCAGAAGGAAGATCACATGTATGCcgctttttcatattttgatgaAGATGGTAGTGGATATATCACGCAGGATGAGCTCCAAAAGGCTTGTGATAAGTTTGGTTTAAGCAATATTCCCATCGAAGAGCTTATGCGTGAAGTTGATCAAGATAAT gatGGACGCATCGATTACAGTGAATTTGTAGCGATGATGCAAGACACTGGCTTTGGTGACAAAGGAAGCAAAAGTGTGTTGTAA
- the LOC125864933 gene encoding myosin-binding protein 7-like: MDSQNSPPTTSQVNCCYCGCSSCSAMNRSYSGTWLRSVKRKFDEYNENKFMIPGFVLPLNARIEIENECTALREMVSKQQHTIQDLGAELEEERNASSSAANEAMSMILRLQGEKAEVQMEFKQFKRYTEEKTAHDQQEIMALEDILYKREQTIQSLTCEVQMYKHRMMSYGLTESEAEGDCETEKGRFSRNNSISETINGQFEVPPFDYPPLKCTINENQVYTEFDNDTVDVEKYAFEETPRSCDQLRDLEHRINQLERTPRSTDGDLFKNNILEKVIVGHSPRRNRHLRKFSTDSVGSPFITNKEINSDFISDSPKFGGSIRKAEYSQSEERSNLRKVDNSSEIGDDMSDRVYTIDSVHQGGGYNGVSELKASAGMVDDYTPRDSLNNTDFGDPEVTKLYFRLQALEADRESMRQAMIAMRTDKAQVILLKEIAQQFCKEMSPAVRKPAKKASVIGSFSCMSVFKWVTCFVLWRRKARRCKYPFGSSTNNPGLLMLLDKGPHVGQWRCLMSTQV; this comes from the exons ATGGATTCTCAAAATTCTCCCCCGACGACCAGCCAGGTCAACTGTTGTTACTGCGGGTGCAGCAGTTGTTCTGCAATGAACAGGTCCTATTCAGGGACTTGGCTCCGATCTGTGAAGCGaaaatttgatgaatataatGAGAATAAGTTTATGATCCCAGGCTTTGTCTTACCTCTAAATGCTcgtattgaaattgaaaatgaatgTACAGCACTTAGGGAAATGGTAAGTAAGCAACAACACACAATTCAGGATTTAGGTGCCGAGTTGGAGGAAGAACGAAATGCGTCTTCCTCGGCGGCGAATGAGGCCATGTCCATGATTTTGAGGTTGCAAGGAGAAAAGGCAGAGGTTCAGATGGAATTTAAACAATTCAAGAGGTACACTGAGGAGAAAACGGCGCATGATCAGCAGGAGATTATGGCGTTGGAGGATATATTATACAAGAGGGAGCAAACAATTCAATCATTGACTTGTGAGGTGCAAATGTATAAGCATAGAATGATGAGTTATGGGCTAACAGAATCTGAGGCTGAGGGTGATTGTGAGACAGAAAAGGGCCGTTTTAGTCGGAACAATAGTATCTCCGAGACTATCAATGGGCAATTCGAAGTTCCTCCCTTCGATTACCCTCCATTGAAATGCACTATTAATGAGAATCAAGTATACACAGAATTTGATAATGACACTGTTGATGTTGAGAAATATGCATTTGAAGAGACCCCACGTTCATGTGACCAATTACGCGATTTGGAGCATAGGATCAATCAATTGGAGAGGACACCAAGAAGCACAGATGGGGATCTTTTCAAGAACAACATACTTGAAAAAGTGATAGTTGGTCATTCCCCAAGGAGGAATAGACATCTTAGAAAATTTTCAACTGATAGTGTAGGATCTCCCTTCATtacaaataaagaaattaactCAGATTTCATCTCAGATTCTCCAAAATTTGGTGGAAGTATTAGAAAAGCAGAATATTCACAATCAGAAGAGCGTTCAAACTTGAGGAAGGTGGATAATTCATCAGAAATTGGAGATGACATGAGTGACCGAGTTTACACAATTGATTCTGTACATCAGGGGGGTGGATATAATGGTGTGTCAGAACTCAAGGCTTCAGCTGGAATGGTTGACGACTATACCCCGAGGGATTCATTAAATAACACAGATTTTGGAGATCCAGAGGTCACAAAGTTGTACTTTAGGCTCCAGGCACTTGAGGCTGACCGGGAATCAATGAGACAGGCTATGATTGCTATGCGGACTGATAAAGCACAGGTGATATTGCTCAAGGAGATTGCTCAGCAGTTTTGCAAAGAGATGTCTCCAGCCGTGAGAAAACCTGCGAAGAAGGCATCTGTAATTGGGAGCTTTTCATGCATGTCTGTATTCAAG TGGGTCACATGCTTTGTTTTATGGAGAAGAAAAGCACGCAGATGCAA GTACCCATTTGGATCGTCGACCAACAATCCAGGCTTGCTAATGCTTTTAGACAAGGGACCTCACGTGGGGCAGTGGAGATGTCTGATGAGCACGCAGGTGTAA